The Nitrospirota bacterium genome contains the following window.
CTCCTCAGGTGTAAGCTGGGTCTCACCCTTAGGGGTAACTTTACCCACAAGAATATCTCCAGGTTTCACCTCAGCCCCTATTCGTATAATTCCGCTTTCATCAAGGTTTCGAAGGGCTTCTTCCCCAACATTAGGGATATCCCTCGTTATCTCCTCAGCACCAAGCTTTGTCTCCCTGGCTTCTATCTCAAACTCTTCTATATGGATTGAGGTATAAACATCTTCTTTCACAACTCTTTCGCTTATAAGAATGGCATCCTCAAAATTGTATCCCCCCCACGGCATAAAGGCCACAAGCACATTTTTACCGAGGGCAAGCTCTCCAGCATCTGTAGCCGGGCCATCTGCTATAACCTGCCCTTTTTTAACTCTTTCACCAACCTTTACTATTGGTTTCTGATTGATGCAGGTAGCCTGGTTTGAACGGTAAAATTTAATCAGATTATATATATCCACGCCTCCATCGCTTCTCACAACTATCCTCGATGCATCTGAACATTCAACAACACCAGATCTCTTAGCAGTAGCTATAACTCCTGAATCCCTTACTGCAACATGTTCCATTCCAGTCCCTACAACAGGAGCCTCTGACTGCAGCAGAGGAACTGCCTGGCGCTGCATGTTAGAGCCCATAAGTGCCCTGTTGGCATCATCATTTTCTAAGAATGGGATAAGAGATGCAGATACACTGACTATCTGTTTGGGAGAAACATCCATGTACTGCACCTCCTTAGGCATCACAATCTTGAAATCGCCACCAACCCTGGCTGACACAGTTTCACCTATGAGGTTGCCTCTTGCATCCATGGGAGATGTTGCCTGGGCAATTACATATTTCTCCCCTTCTATGGCTGAGAGGTACCCTATGTCTTCCGTGACCTTACCATCTACAACTTTTCTGTAAGGAGATTCTATAAAGCCATAATCATTAACCCTTGCGTAAGTAGCTAAAGATGTTATAAGTCCAATATTGGGTCCTTCAGGTGTTTCTATAGGGCATATGCGGCCATAGTGTGTGGGGTGCACATCCCTCACCTCAAAACCTGCCCTTTCCCTCGTAAGACCGCCTGGCCCGAGGGCTGAGAGCCTCCTTTTATGGGTAATCTCAGAAAGAGGATTTGTCTGGTCCATAAACTGGCTTAACTGACTTGAGCCAAAAAATTCCTTAACAGCGGCAATAACCGGTTTTGCATTTATCAGGTCATGGGGCATTATGGTCTCAAGCTCTGCCAGGGTCATCTTTTCTTTCACAGTCCTTTCCATTCTTATAAGGCCAATCCTGAACTGATTTTCAAGGAGCTCTCCGACTGCCCTGATCCTCCTGTTGCCGAGGTGGTCTATATCATCGACCTCCCCTTTGCCAGCCCTCAGATTAAGGAGGTAACGAACAACCTCAATTATGTCTTTATCTGTTAAAACCCTTGTCTCAAGAGGGACATCAAGACCGAGACGTGTATTAAGCTTCAGTCTTCCAACTGGAGATAAGTCATATCTTTTAATATTGAAAAACAGGCCATTGAAAAGGTCTTTTGCAGCAGCCATAGTGGGTGGCTCACCTGGCCTGAGTTTTCTGTAAATCTCTATTATTGCCTTATTAGCATCCCGTACCTTATCTGTCAGGAGTGTATCTCTTAACGACGGCAGGTAATGAATCCCATCAATGAAGAGGAGGTGAAGGGTAGATATTTTTGAAGCGGCTACCTTCTCTAATGCCTCACTTGTGATTTCCTCGTTACCCTCTAATATAACTTCTCCTGTCTCAGTGTCAATTATATCGGCAAGTGTTACCCGACCTAAAAGCTCTTCTTTTAAAATAGGTATCTCTTTAATACCTGAAGCCTCCATCTTCTTCAGGGCAACCTTTGTTATTTTACTCCCCTCTTTAACAAGTAGTTCCTTTGTCTTCGGAGCGTATATGTTCTTGGGGGCCTTCAGCCCTATAAGGACATCGCTTACCTTGCGGACAAACCCTCTATCTTTTATATTTATTTCCTCTATGGGATAGAAAATCTTGAGTAATTGTTCATCTGTATAGCCAAGGGCCTTAAGAATGATAGTGGCAGGGAGTTTTTTCCTCCTGTCTATTCTCACATAAAGGATATCTTTTGTATCAAATTCAAAGTCAAGCCACGAACCGCGCGAAGGTATTATCCTGGCCGAGTAAAGAACCTTTCCGCTTACATGAGTCTTTCCTTTATCATGACTGAAAAATACCCCTGGAGAACGGTGAAGCTGGCTTACTACAACCCTTTCAGTTCCATTTATAATAAAAGTGCCGGTATCGGTCATCAGAGGAAGCTCGCCCAGATAAACTTCCTGCTCTCTGGACTCTTTAATGGCCCTTTTGCCTGCCTCGTCTTTTTCCCAGAGGTTCAATTTTACCTTTA
Protein-coding sequences here:
- the rpoB gene encoding DNA-directed RNA polymerase subunit beta, with the translated sequence MAKVLRERKDFGKIPVIIAVPNLIEVQKRSFERFLQKDIPASKREDIGLQTAFNSVFPIVDYNETASIELVEYIVCESKYDIRDCLHKGITYAAPLKIKVKLNLWEKDEAGKRAIKESREQEVYLGELPLMTDTGTFIINGTERVVVSQLHRSPGVFFSHDKGKTHVSGKVLYSARIIPSRGSWLDFEFDTKDILYVRIDRRKKLPATIILKALGYTDEQLLKIFYPIEEINIKDRGFVRKVSDVLIGLKAPKNIYAPKTKELLVKEGSKITKVALKKMEASGIKEIPILKEELLGRVTLADIIDTETGEVILEGNEEITSEALEKVAASKISTLHLLFIDGIHYLPSLRDTLLTDKVRDANKAIIEIYRKLRPGEPPTMAAAKDLFNGLFFNIKRYDLSPVGRLKLNTRLGLDVPLETRVLTDKDIIEVVRYLLNLRAGKGEVDDIDHLGNRRIRAVGELLENQFRIGLIRMERTVKEKMTLAELETIMPHDLINAKPVIAAVKEFFGSSQLSQFMDQTNPLSEITHKRRLSALGPGGLTRERAGFEVRDVHPTHYGRICPIETPEGPNIGLITSLATYARVNDYGFIESPYRKVVDGKVTEDIGYLSAIEGEKYVIAQATSPMDARGNLIGETVSARVGGDFKIVMPKEVQYMDVSPKQIVSVSASLIPFLENDDANRALMGSNMQRQAVPLLQSEAPVVGTGMEHVAVRDSGVIATAKRSGVVECSDASRIVVRSDGGVDIYNLIKFYRSNQATCINQKPIVKVGERVKKGQVIADGPATDAGELALGKNVLVAFMPWGGYNFEDAILISERVVKEDVYTSIHIEEFEIEARETKLGAEEITRDIPNVGEEALRNLDESGIIRIGAEVKPGDILVGKVTPKGETQLTPEEKLLRAIFGEKAEEVRENCLYVPPGIEGTVIDAKIFSRKGVKKDERAKSIEEEDLHRIQRDFEEEVRIVREEKYRKVREKLLGQKIAENLVLPRKREVLCPAGKRLTEEHLEAISDEYLHRIKLADHEESEKIKLIHTETEEYIQMLESHYDEKIGRLRRGDELPPGVFKVVKVYIAIKRKIQVGDKMAGRHGNKGVVSMILPEEDMPYLPDGTPVDIVLNPLGVPSRMNVGQILEAHLGWAAKALGIHAATPVFEGAKEEEIKKLLKEAKLPQSGQITLYDGKTGEPFQRPVTVGCIYMMKLHHLVDDKMHARSIGPYSLVTQQPLGGKAQFGGQRLGEMEVWALEAYGAAHTLQEFLTVKSDDVAGRARMYEAIVKGDATLEPGIPESFHVLIKELQSLGLDIELLEEKS